In the Artemia franciscana chromosome 1, ASM3288406v1, whole genome shotgun sequence genome, one interval contains:
- the LOC136027471 gene encoding enoyl-[acyl-carrier-protein] reductase, mitochondrial-like isoform X3 yields MLGVYILVLVVVHMLYSPINPADINTIQGVYAVKPQIPFVCGNEGIGRVVESCKSDSKLKKGDLVVPRKNALGTWRDYVVASEDDWLKVPSDLSPVTLATLMVNPGTAYRMLTDFVDLKPGSVVIQNGGNSAVGQSVIQLCKHWGVKTVSIVRNREGIKELKKILQEMGADHVLTDEELKSTEVFKSKEIPAPSLALNCVGGRNALELIKTMGENSTMVTYGGMSKQPLTVPTAALIFKDITLKGFWMTRWNWLHDKDGQREHLVNELCSLAKQGVLQSPPHTLVHIDSWITAIEGATDSRGLVGTKYILSFEA; encoded by the exons ATGCTGGGAGTTTATATATTAGTTTTG gttgttgTGCATATGCTATATTCTCCAATAAATCCTGCTGATATTAACACAATTCAAGGTGTTTATGCTGTAAAGCCACAGATCccctttgtctgtggaaatgAAGGAATAGGTAGAGTAGTTGAATCTTGCAAATCTGACTCGAAGCTCAAGAAAGGTGACCTGGTGGTGCCTAGAAAGAATGCTCTTGGGACCTGGAGAGATTACGTTGTAGCTTCTGAAGATGACTGGCTCAAG gTACCCTCTGACTTAAGCCCTGTAACACTAGCAACTCTAATGGTAAACCCAGGGACAGCTTATAGGATGCTGACAGACTTTGTTGATTTAAAACCAGGATCAGTTGTTATTCAG AATGGTGGTAACAGTGCTGTTGGCCAGTCTGTGATACAGCTGTGTAAACACTGGGGAGTGAAGACTGTCAGTATTGTTAGAAATAGAGAAGGaatcaaagaattaaaaaagatactCCAAGAAATGGGTGCTGACCATGTTCTCACGGATGAGGAGCTCAA GTCTACAGAAGTGTTCAAGTCAAAAGAAATTCCCGCCCCATCACTTGCTCTTAACTGTGTGGGTGGCAGAAACGCATTGGaactgatcaaaactatgggagaGAATTCAACTATGGTTACATATGGCGGAATGTCTAAACAACCATTAACCGTACCCACCGCGGCTCTCATTTTTAAGGACATTACTCTGAAAG GTTTCTGGATGACTCGCTGGAACTGGCTGCACGATAAAGATGGCCAACGGGAGCATCTTGTCAATGAATTGTGCTCTTTAGCAAAGCAAGGAGTCCTCCAATCGCCTCCTCATACCCTTGTTCATATTGATTCTTGGATAACAGCTATTGAGGGTGCAACTGACAGTCGTGGCCTTGTTGGAACTAAGTATATCCTTTCCTTTGAAGCttga
- the LOC136027471 gene encoding enoyl-[acyl-carrier-protein] reductase, mitochondrial-like isoform X4, translating to MLYSPINPADINTIQGVYAVKPQIPFVCGNEGIGRVVESCKSDSKLKKGDLVVPRKNALGTWRDYVVASEDDWLKVPSDLSPVTLATLMVNPGTAYRMLTDFVDLKPGSVVIQNGGNSAVGQSVIQLCKHWGVKTVSIVRNREGIKELKKILQEMGADHVLTDEELKSTEVFKSKEIPAPSLALNCVGGRNALELIKTMGENSTMVTYGGMSKQPLTVPTAALIFKDITLKGFWMTRWNWLHDKDGQREHLVNELCSLAKQGVLQSPPHTLVHIDSWITAIEGATDSRGLVGTKYILSFEA from the exons ATGCTATATTCTCCAATAAATCCTGCTGATATTAACACAATTCAAGGTGTTTATGCTGTAAAGCCACAGATCccctttgtctgtggaaatgAAGGAATAGGTAGAGTAGTTGAATCTTGCAAATCTGACTCGAAGCTCAAGAAAGGTGACCTGGTGGTGCCTAGAAAGAATGCTCTTGGGACCTGGAGAGATTACGTTGTAGCTTCTGAAGATGACTGGCTCAAG gTACCCTCTGACTTAAGCCCTGTAACACTAGCAACTCTAATGGTAAACCCAGGGACAGCTTATAGGATGCTGACAGACTTTGTTGATTTAAAACCAGGATCAGTTGTTATTCAG AATGGTGGTAACAGTGCTGTTGGCCAGTCTGTGATACAGCTGTGTAAACACTGGGGAGTGAAGACTGTCAGTATTGTTAGAAATAGAGAAGGaatcaaagaattaaaaaagatactCCAAGAAATGGGTGCTGACCATGTTCTCACGGATGAGGAGCTCAA GTCTACAGAAGTGTTCAAGTCAAAAGAAATTCCCGCCCCATCACTTGCTCTTAACTGTGTGGGTGGCAGAAACGCATTGGaactgatcaaaactatgggagaGAATTCAACTATGGTTACATATGGCGGAATGTCTAAACAACCATTAACCGTACCCACCGCGGCTCTCATTTTTAAGGACATTACTCTGAAAG GTTTCTGGATGACTCGCTGGAACTGGCTGCACGATAAAGATGGCCAACGGGAGCATCTTGTCAATGAATTGTGCTCTTTAGCAAAGCAAGGAGTCCTCCAATCGCCTCCTCATACCCTTGTTCATATTGATTCTTGGATAACAGCTATTGAGGGTGCAACTGACAGTCGTGGCCTTGTTGGAACTAAGTATATCCTTTCCTTTGAAGCttga